Proteins from a genomic interval of Gossypium hirsutum isolate 1008001.06 chromosome A09, Gossypium_hirsutum_v2.1, whole genome shotgun sequence:
- the LOC107888535 gene encoding ninja-family protein AFP3: MGKAEEIGRKETQQSISMQVTNLPRDLLQRFMSSSYHFSQNGETEEEEQEEEIELSLGLSLNGRFGVDPKAKKLTRSSSIPDFINNTNESSSSPSSLFPMACGSLVRTCSLPVETEEEWRKRKEIQSLRRLAAKRKRSEKQKNLKALKDKNREGLGEENCEEDKKEEGRVNGGRGPLMAASQGSIGSQGSGSSGISELDSQPPQGSYKCQGSRSPTSVQSTTQTEQKPNIINPGKISTQKSEKLAGITAKNQHNQPGVDEKGVKASVRNIMEDMPCVSTTGDGPNGKRIEGFLYRYRKGEGVRIVCVCHGSFLSPAEFVKHAGGGDVEHPLKHIVVSPSFIF, translated from the exons atGGGAAAAGCTGAAGAAATTGGAAGGAAAGAAACCCAACAAAGCATATCCATGCAAGTTACGAATCTACCGAGGGATTTACTTCAAAGATTCATGtcatcaagctatcatttttccCAAAATGGTGAAACAGAGgaagaagaacaagaagaagaGATTGAGTTAAGTTTAGGACTTTCATTGAATGGTCGTTTTGGGGTTGACCCAAAAGCCAAAAAACTCACTAGATCATCATCAATACCTGATTTCATCAACAACACTAATGAATCATCTTCTTCTCCGTCATCATTATTCCCCATGGCTTGTGGTTCACTTGTTAGAACATGTTCTTTACCTGTTGAAACTGAAGAAGAATGGAGGAAAAGGAAGGAGATACAGAGTTTAAGGAGGTTGGCAGCTAAGAGGAAAAGGTCTGAGAAACAAAAGAATTTGAAAGCTTTAAAAGATAAGAATAGAGAAGGTTTAGGTGAAGAGAATTGTGAAGAAGATAAGAAAGAAGAGGGTAGGGTTAATGGTGGTCGTGGACCATTAATGGCTGCTTCACAAGGTTCAATTGGTTCTCAAGGAAGTGGTTCTTCAGGCATATCTGAACTTGACAGCCAACCACCTCAAG GAAGTTACAAATGCCAAGGGTCAAGAAGCCCTACGAGTGTGCAATCTACAACACAAACCGAGCAAAAACCAAACATCATCAACCCCGGAAAGATATCAACTCAGAAATCCGAAAAGTTAGCCGGAATCACAGCTAAGAATCAACATAATCAACCAGGAGTAGATGAAAAAGGAGTTAAGGCAAGTGTGAGGAACATAATGGAAGACATGCCATGTGTGTCAACAACAGGAGATGGTCCTAATGGGAAAAGAATAGAAGGGTTTCTTTACAGATATAGAAAAGGTGAAGGAGTGAGAATAGTATGTGTTTGTCATGGCAGTTTCCTTTCTCCGGCCGAGTTCGTCAAACATGCCGGCGGTGGCGACGTAGAACATCCGTTAAAGCATATAGTTGTTAGCCCTTCTTTCATTTTCTAG
- the LOC107888536 gene encoding LRR receptor-like serine/threonine-protein kinase RPK2, translated as MASSSAPVFKWQPFFLLFCALNCVVWSDDSSNKAVLLEFKESVSDPSGLLSTWSKNSHHCSWSGVTCDKDLKVLSLNITGFGKGPKGNNSLNKTAVSASFSCSNYSLYPFYGFGIRRNCGVSNGSLSGKLLPSIGKLSELKILSLPFHRFHGEIPSEIWGLEKLEVLDLENCLLSGKLPVTVSGLKNLRVLNLGFNNIRGEIPSWLSSLDRMEMLNLAGNLVNGTVPAFVGRFRDVYLSFTWLGGSLPADIGEDCRLEHLDLSGNYFVGEIPASLWKCSHLRSLLLYTNMFEEGIPRELGQLQNLEVLDVSRNSLSGPVPVELGNCSALTVLVLSNMFNPYDNLAMVKGDANYVSDDFNFYQGAIPSEITKLSKLRVLWAPRATLEGNLPKDWGSCDNLEMVNLAQNFFAGEIPFGLTLCKKLRYLDLSLNKRLTGELKKELAVPCMSVFDVSENSLSGNIPRFDNSRCPDVLTSDSYSFEPFNPTSAYLSFLASKVQVGTSINFLDRDGGPAVFHKFAGNNFSGSVLSMPVSPQRLEKHISYAFYAGENFLSGPFPGNLFENCNGLDALFVNVSYNRMSGPIPEDISKVCKSLKFLDVSMNQITGPIPPSMADLVSLVSLNLSWNLLQGQIPSSFGQMKDLRFLSLAGNNLTGFIPSTFGLLRSLEKLELSSNSLSGEIPESLVNLKNLTVLLLNNNKLSGQIPSGLANVTMLSSFNVSFNNLSGPLPSSNNLMKCSSLLGNPLLQPCRSYTLMPSSDQARAGDSQNDAASPPGPATQKNRNSGFRSIEIASITSASAIVSVLLALVILFLFTRKWNSRSKISTTKKEVTIFTEILVPLTFDIVVQATGNFNASNCIGNGGFGSTYKAEISPGVLVAIKRLAIGRLQGFQQFDAEIKILGRLRHPNLVTLIGYHASETETFLIYNYLPGGNLEKFIQERSTRAVEWRVLHKIALDIARALAYLHDQCVPRILHRDVKPSNILLDDDHNAYLSDFGLARLLGTSETHATTGVAGTFGYVAPEYAMTCRVSDKADVYSYGVVLLELLSDKKALDPSFSPYGNGFNIVQWSCMLLRQGQAKEFFTAGLWDAGPQNDLVEVLHLAVVCTVDSLSTRPTMKQVVRRLKQLEPPSF; from the coding sequence ATGGCTTCGTCTTCAGCTCCAGTTTTCAAGTGGCAGCCATTTTTCTTACTCTTCTGTGCGTTGAACTGTGTCGTTTGGAGTGATGATTCTTCAAACAAAGCTGTTCTTCTTGAATTTAAGGAGTCTGTCTCAGATCCTTCGGGGCTTTTATCCACTTGGTCCAAGAATTCCCATCACTGTTCATGGTCTGGTGTTACATGTGACAAAGACTTAAAGGTTCTGTCTCTTAACATAACTGGTTTTGGGAAAGGTCCAAAAGGTAACAATAGTCTCAACAAAACAGCTGTTTCTGCTTCGTTTTCTTGTTCTAACTACAGTTTATACCCATTTTATGGATTTGGTATTAGAAGGAATTGTGGGGTAAGTAATGGGAGTTTGTCTGGTAAATTGTTGCCTTCCATTGGGAAATTGAGTGAACTTAAGATTTTATCACTTCCTTTTCATAGATTTCATGGTGAAATCCCTTCTGAAATTTGGGGGTTGGAAAAGTTGGAAGTACTTGATTTAGAGAACTGTTTGTTATCTGGGAAATTGCCTGTTACGGTTTCCGGGTTAAAGAATTTGAGAGTTCTTAATTTGGGGTTTAATAATATCAGAGGAGAGATACCAAGTTGGCTTTCGAGTTTGGACCGAATGGAGATGTTAAACTTGGCTGGTAATCTTGTGAATGGAACCGTTCCAGCATTTGTGGGAAGGTTTAGAGATGTTTATTTGTCGTTTACGTGGCTAGGGGGGTCATTACCGGCTGATATTGGTGAAGATTGTAGGCTTGAGCATTTGGATTTATCGGGGAACTACTTTGTTGGGGAGATTCCTGCTAGTTTGTGGAAGTGTAGTCATTTGAGGTCGTTGTTGTTATATACAAATATGTTTGAAGAAGGCATTCCACGTGAACTCGGTCAGCTTCAGAATCTTGAAGTGTTGGATGTTTCAAGGAATAGTTTGAGTGGTCCGGTACCTGTTGAGCTCGGGAACTGTTCTGCTTTGACAGTGCTTGTTCTTTCAAATATGTTTAATCCGTATGATAACCTTGCTATGGTTAAAGGGGATGCAAACTATGTAAgtgatgattttaatttttatcaaggTGCGATCCCGAGTGAGATTACAAAGCTTTCAAAGCTGAGGGTATTATGGGCTCCAAGAGCAACGTTAGAGGGCAACTTGCCAAAAGATTGGGGTTCTTGTGATAACTTGGAGATGGTGAATTTGGCGCAGAATTTCTTTGCCGGTGAAATTCCGTTCGGTCTCACGCTCTGCAAGAAGCTGCGGTATCTTGACTTAAGCTTGAATAAACGCCTTACTGGAGAGCTTAAAAAGGAACTTGCAGTTCCTTGTATGAGTGTCTTCGATGTCAGTGAAAATTCCTTGTCAGGTAATATCCCAAGATTCGACAACAGTAGATGTCCCGATGTTCTTACATCGGATTCCTATTCTTTTGAACCCTTCAACCCAACATCTGCATATTTATCATTTTTGGCAAGTAAAGTTCAGGTTGGAACATCTATCAATTTTTTGGACAGAGATGGGGGTCCTGCTGTGTTTCACAAATTTGCTGGTAACAACTTCAGTGGCAGTGTCTTATCAATGCCGGTCTCACCCCAAAGATTGGAGAAACATATTTCTTATGCATTTTATGCCGGAGAGAACTTTCTCAGTGGACCATTTCCTGGGAATTTGTTCGAGAACTGCAATGGATTGGATGCACTGTTTGTTAATGTCAGCTACAACAGAATGTCTGGTCCAATTCCGGAGGACATCAGTAAAGTTTGCAAGTCTCTCAAATTTCTGGATGTCTCTATGAATCAAATAACTGGGCCGATTCCCCCGAGCATGGCAGACTTAGTTTCACTTGTTTCTCTTAATTTGAGTTGGAACCTGTTACAAGGTCAGATTCCGAGCAGTTTTGGGCAGATGAAGGATCTCCGGTTTCTTTCTTTGGCTGGTAACAATCTGACTGGTTTTATTCCTTCCACGTTCGGGCTGTTGCGATCTTTAGAGAAGTTGGAGCTGTCGTCAAATTCACTTTCTGGTGAAATTCCTGAAAGCCTGGTTAACTTGAAAAATCTGACTGTTCTTCTGCTCAATAACAACAAATTGTCCGGGCAAATTCCCTCTGGTTTGGCGAATGTGACTATGCTCTCTTCTTTCAACGTGTCCTTCAATAACTTGTCGGGGCCACTGCCGTCGAGTAATAATTTGATGAAATGCAGCAGCCTTCTCGGAAACCCTCTTCTACAACCGTGCCGTTCATACACCTTAATGCCATCTTCAGATCAAGCTAGAGCAGGTGATTCACAAAATGATGCTGCATCACCTCCGGGACCTGCAACTCAAAAGAATAGAAATAGTGGTTTCCGTTCAATCGAGATAGCATCGATAACATCTGCTTCAGCCATTGTTTCCGTTCTTCTGGCTCTTGTTATTTTATTCCTATTTACGAGGAAGTGGAATTCAAGATCCAAAATCAGCACCACCAAAAAAGAAGTGACTATTTTCACAGAAATCCTGGTGCCATTGACATTTGACATTGTTGTGCAAGCCACAGGGAATTTCAATGCCAGCAACTGTATTGGGAATGGAGGTTTCGGGTCAACTTATAAAGCCGAGATCTCTCCTGGAGTTTTAGTTGCAATAAAGCGGCTTGCTATTGGACGGTTACAAGGCTTTCAACAGTTTGATGCTGAAATTAAAATTCTCGGGAGGTTACGCCACCCGAATCTTGTCACTTTAATCGGGTACCACGCCAGTGAAACTGAGACATTCCTTATATACAATTATTTGCCTGGTGGTAACTTGGAAAAGTTTATTCAAGAGAGGTCGACGAGAGCTGTGGAATGGAGGGTACTTCACAAGATTGCTTTAGACATAGCCCGAGCTCTCGCCTACCTACATGATCAATGTGTACCACGTATTCTCCATCGTGATGTCAAACCAAGCAATATCTTGTTAGACGATGATCACAATGCTTATTTATCGGATTTCGGTTTGGCCAGACTTTTGGGAACTTCAGAAACTCACGCTACCACAGGTGTTGCTGGAACGTTCGGGTATGTTGCTCCGGAATATGCAATGACTTGCCGTGTTTCTGATAAAGCTGATGTTTACAGTTATGGGGTGGTACTCCTCGAGCTGCTCTCTGATAAGAAAGCTTTAGATCCTTCGTTTTCTCCTTACGGAAATGGTTTCAACATAGTTCAATGGTCTTGCATGCTCTTACGACAAGGCCAAGCCAAAGAGTTCTTCACTGCAGGTTTATGGGATGCAGGTCCCCAAAACGACCTGGTCGAAGTTCTACACTTGGCAGTTGTGTGTACTGTCGATTCACTCTCGACTAGACCTACAATGAAACAAGTAGTACGACGGCTAAAGCAACTTGAGCCACCGTCATTTTAG